In uncultured Methanobacterium sp., a genomic segment contains:
- a CDS encoding class I SAM-dependent methyltransferase — translation MIDLEKEDIMGKEVMKKYKHLLIDVPGYYLQVSNVDRRLVDSISLRGKKLLNVGCGGYIISDIYFAMKGADVTSIDIEKWVIDGAKERIAKLDNKEDIKLEVMLADGRQLPFPDNSFDVVTSFSAIEHIEKDEDRLKALMEMARVVKPNGHVVITGPNLLNLPVTFFSGRLHKRIGGFEHRYTRGELKDMYKKCGLKLEEFDAESVYVVDHNLLKDWLPFMGKVPTSFFKPVSACMRVLNNISFLKIFGMRMGIKGRKV, via the coding sequence ATGATTGATCTTGAAAAAGAAGATATAATGGGAAAAGAAGTAATGAAAAAATATAAACATTTACTTATTGACGTTCCCGGTTACTATTTACAAGTATCAAATGTTGACAGGCGACTTGTTGATTCCATTTCATTACGTGGAAAAAAATTACTTAATGTGGGATGTGGAGGATATATTATTTCTGATATATATTTTGCCATGAAAGGTGCAGATGTTACCAGTATAGATATTGAAAAATGGGTTATTGATGGGGCCAAAGAGAGAATAGCAAAGTTAGATAATAAAGAGGATATAAAATTGGAAGTAATGTTGGCTGATGGGAGACAACTACCATTCCCCGACAATTCATTCGATGTGGTAACCAGTTTTTCTGCAATTGAACACATTGAAAAAGATGAAGATAGATTAAAAGCCCTTATGGAAATGGCAAGGGTGGTAAAACCCAACGGCCACGTGGTTATCACCGGCCCTAACCTATTAAATTTGCCAGTGACTTTCTTTTCTGGAAGATTGCACAAACGGATAGGTGGATTCGAACATCGTTACACCCGTGGTGAACTCAAAGATATGTATAAAAAATGTGGATTGAAATTAGAAGAATTTGATGCTGAATCTGTTTATGTAGTTGATCATAATTTGTTAAAAGATTGGTTGCCATTCATGGGAAAGGTTCCAACATCATTTTTTAAACCAGTATCCGCCTGCATGCGTGTTTTAAATAATATTTCATTTTTAAAAATATTCGGAATGAGAATGGGTATTAAAGGGAGAAAAGTTTGA